In Aphelocoma coerulescens isolate FSJ_1873_10779 chromosome 3, UR_Acoe_1.0, whole genome shotgun sequence, a single window of DNA contains:
- the LOC138108397 gene encoding adenylate kinase 9-like, with protein sequence MQRKCPEEHCWIRKAQTGKAANIADLCITPKELQDRLGECGQYCPVSLAEKGELIDCSVSSSLEFAAEFQGHYYKMASQEELEKFLSRPEVYVSSLASHPLPPPHMLPKKLTVAEVKALFPVKAEMQGYCPVTYLDGKQRYEALVPGNTEYAAKYQDKITREVLESEASP encoded by the exons ATGCAAAGGAAGTGTCCAGAAGAGCACTGTTGGATAAGAAAAGCACAAACCG GAAAAGCAGCCAACATTGCTGACTTATGCATCACtcccaaggagctgcaggatcGGCTGGGGGAGTGTGGACAGTACTGTCctgtcagccttgcagagaaagGTGAACTGATTGACTGCTCTGTGAGTTCCTCGCTGGAGTTTGCTGCAGAATTTCAAGGGCACTATTACAAAATGGCTTCACAGGAAGAACTGGAA AAATTCTTGAGCAGACCAGAGGTTTATGTGTCATCACTAGCATCTCACCCTCTCCCACCCCCACATATGCTACCAAAGAAACTGACTGTGGCAGAAGTGAAGGCGTTATTCCCTGTAAAGGCTGAAATGCAGGGATACTGTCCAGTCACTTACCTAGATGGAAAACAGAG ATATGAAGCTTTGGTGCCTGGCAACACTGAGTATGCAGCAAAATACCAAGATAAG ATTACCAGAGAAGTACTGGAATCTGAAGCTTCCCCATAA